A genomic window from Chitinophaga pollutisoli includes:
- a CDS encoding OmpH family outer membrane protein: MKKYVIIAIVAFTGFFSVKANAQTKIAHINTQALIEAMPEYKKAQTDIETFAGTLEKESGSLVAEYNKKMKDFENSPKEESETMKEVKIKEIQELQKRIQLYEESAREKIGQKQNELLKPVYDKARKAIEDVAKEKGYAYVIDNSGGSLLVSPAADDILAPVKAKLGVPATAAPAAAK; the protein is encoded by the coding sequence ATGAAGAAGTATGTAATCATCGCTATTGTTGCGTTCACCGGGTTTTTCAGCGTGAAGGCCAATGCACAGACCAAAATCGCGCACATTAACACCCAGGCCCTGATCGAAGCGATGCCGGAGTATAAAAAAGCGCAGACTGATATTGAAACTTTCGCTGGTACCCTCGAAAAAGAAAGCGGTTCACTGGTGGCTGAATACAATAAAAAAATGAAGGATTTCGAAAATTCTCCCAAAGAAGAGAGCGAAACGATGAAGGAAGTGAAGATCAAAGAAATCCAGGAACTGCAGAAAAGAATCCAGCTGTACGAAGAATCCGCCCGTGAAAAAATCGGCCAGAAACAAAACGAACTGCTGAAACCCGTTTACGATAAAGCCCGCAAAGCGATCGAAGACGTTGCCAAAGAAAAAGGCTACGCTTATGTTATCGACAACTCCGGTGGATCCCTCCTGGTTTCTCCCGCTGCCGACGACATCCTGGCGCCTGTTAAAGCCAAGCTGGGCGTACCTGCTACCGCAGCTCCCGCTGCCGCTAAATAG
- a CDS encoding OmpH family outer membrane protein — MKRILITMILVLGAFGGAFAQRYCVIDTKYILESIPDYKDAQKKLDAVAEQWQKEIDAQFQEVDKMYKSYQAESVMLTDDLKRKREDEIIAREKEAKDLQKKRFGYEGDLFKKREELVKPIQDKIYNAVQKLATSRMYDFVLDKSGGITVIFADPKLDKSEEILKALGVNK, encoded by the coding sequence ATGAAAAGAATCTTAATTACCATGATTTTAGTGCTGGGTGCCTTCGGAGGCGCTTTTGCACAGCGGTATTGTGTAATAGATACGAAATACATCCTGGAAAGCATCCCCGACTACAAAGACGCGCAGAAGAAGCTCGACGCGGTAGCGGAACAGTGGCAGAAGGAAATCGACGCCCAGTTCCAGGAAGTGGACAAGATGTATAAATCCTACCAGGCCGAATCGGTGATGCTGACCGACGATCTCAAAAGGAAGCGGGAAGATGAGATCATCGCCCGTGAGAAGGAAGCCAAAGACCTGCAGAAGAAAAGATTCGGATACGAAGGCGACCTGTTCAAGAAACGTGAAGAGCTCGTGAAGCCCATCCAGGACAAGATTTACAATGCCGTTCAGAAGCTGGCTACCAGCAGGATGTACGACTTTGTGCTTGATAAGTCCGGCGGCATCACGGTGATTTTCGCTGATCCGAAACTGGACAAGAGCGAAGAGATTCTGAAAGCGTTGGGTGTCAACAAATGA
- a CDS encoding POTRA domain-containing protein gives MRAQQRDTVPLPSQPADISPWSLGNPQQYEIADIAVSGTEFLDKSLLLSLSGLNVGDKVVLPGDHFAKAIQALWGQRLFSNIAIYITKIEGEKIWLEISLVEKPRMSNFYWKGIKKSDGDELTTKAAIRKGSVVTEAMQQNTYNVIRKYYADKGYRNVSMKMDIRKDPPPAINSATVYFIVDKGHKVKVNDINIVHNYNVADNTIKKKMKGTKELSRFTLYPDNAAAWVDSMATTDNYWKEMGYLSATRTLQKLDPYFRFHLFSSAKFNDTKYEEDKEKIIAYYNSKGHRDFQIVDDTLYNNAKGNLNIEMKVDEGKKYYFGTITWRGNSVYSDTILSRAMGIRKGDVYNLELLNKRLGTPPGPEGGDISSLYMDDGYLFFQVDPVEIGIRGDTIDFEIRMQEGPQATIKDIRIAGNEKTNEHVIRRELRTMPGDKFSRQNLIRSQREISQLGFFNPETIGINPVPNVQEGTVDIDYKVEERANDQLELSAGWGGYIGLTGTLGVTFNNFSLRNIFRKETWDPLPSGDGQKLSVRISSNGKAYRSYNFSFTEPWLGGKKRNPFSVSFYSTYQNPNAFAEYYNMPVANKGAYFRVLGGSVSIGKQLKWPDDFFSLMYSLNYQRYQLKDFNYFGMEGFDNGTANNLSLRLTLARSSVDQQIFPRSGSSFMLFGQFTPPYSVLNPDKDYKSLPIAEQFKFIEYQKYRLNAEWYVPLSRPRGTDNKSLVLKVAAKFGYVGAYNNRTTLSPFGRFELGGDGLSNFAVYDRDIISQRGYPVYYTSNPKLNPESGAPPAGYSGFSMFNKYVVELRYPFSLNPSSTIFGLMFLEAANGYQDIKEYDPFRLRRSVGLGARFYLPMFGLLGFDYGIGLDRLRPGGGMKDAAKFTFMLGFEPE, from the coding sequence GTGCGTGCCCAACAAAGGGATACGGTACCGCTGCCGAGCCAACCGGCAGACATCAGCCCCTGGTCCCTGGGCAACCCACAACAGTACGAGATTGCCGATATCGCCGTTTCCGGCACCGAATTTCTCGACAAATCCCTCCTCCTGTCCCTCTCCGGCCTCAATGTGGGCGACAAGGTAGTGCTGCCCGGCGACCACTTCGCCAAGGCCATCCAGGCGCTCTGGGGACAACGACTTTTTTCCAACATCGCGATTTACATCACCAAAATTGAAGGAGAAAAAATCTGGCTGGAAATTTCCCTCGTGGAAAAACCGCGCATGTCGAACTTCTACTGGAAAGGAATCAAAAAATCCGATGGTGACGAGCTGACCACCAAAGCCGCCATCCGCAAAGGCTCCGTGGTAACCGAAGCCATGCAGCAGAACACCTACAATGTTATCCGTAAATATTACGCCGACAAGGGCTACCGCAACGTTTCCATGAAAATGGATATCCGCAAGGATCCCCCGCCGGCCATCAACTCCGCTACCGTATACTTCATCGTGGACAAAGGCCACAAGGTGAAGGTGAACGACATCAACATCGTACACAACTATAACGTAGCCGATAACACGATCAAAAAGAAAATGAAGGGTACCAAGGAGCTGAGCCGCTTCACCCTTTATCCGGACAACGCTGCCGCCTGGGTCGACAGCATGGCCACCACCGATAACTACTGGAAGGAAATGGGTTACCTTTCCGCCACCCGCACCCTCCAGAAGCTTGATCCTTACTTCCGCTTCCACCTCTTCTCTTCTGCCAAGTTCAACGACACCAAATACGAGGAAGACAAGGAAAAGATCATCGCCTACTACAACTCCAAAGGCCACCGCGATTTCCAGATCGTGGACGATACGCTGTATAATAACGCCAAAGGAAACCTGAACATCGAAATGAAGGTGGACGAAGGCAAGAAATATTACTTCGGCACCATCACCTGGCGGGGCAACTCCGTGTACAGCGACACCATCTTGTCGCGCGCGATGGGCATCCGCAAAGGCGACGTGTACAACCTGGAACTGCTGAACAAACGCCTGGGAACGCCTCCCGGCCCCGAAGGCGGCGACATCAGCTCGCTGTACATGGACGATGGTTACCTCTTCTTCCAGGTAGACCCTGTGGAGATCGGCATCCGGGGCGATACCATCGACTTTGAGATCCGTATGCAGGAAGGGCCCCAGGCCACCATTAAAGACATCCGCATCGCGGGTAACGAAAAAACCAACGAGCACGTGATCCGCCGCGAACTGCGGACCATGCCCGGCGATAAATTCAGCCGTCAGAACCTCATCCGTTCCCAACGTGAAATTTCCCAGCTCGGCTTCTTCAACCCCGAAACCATCGGCATCAACCCCGTTCCCAACGTGCAGGAAGGAACGGTAGACATCGACTATAAAGTGGAAGAAAGAGCGAACGACCAGCTGGAGCTTTCCGCAGGCTGGGGCGGGTACATCGGTCTGACCGGTACCCTCGGCGTAACGTTCAACAACTTCTCGCTGCGCAACATCTTCAGAAAAGAAACCTGGGACCCGCTGCCCTCCGGCGACGGCCAGAAGCTGAGCGTGCGTATCTCCTCCAACGGTAAGGCTTACCGCTCCTACAACTTCTCGTTCACCGAGCCCTGGCTCGGCGGAAAGAAGCGTAACCCCTTCTCCGTGAGCTTCTACAGCACTTACCAGAACCCGAACGCCTTCGCGGAATATTATAATATGCCCGTGGCCAACAAAGGCGCTTACTTCCGGGTACTCGGCGGTTCCGTTTCCATCGGTAAGCAGCTGAAATGGCCCGACGACTTCTTCTCCCTCATGTACTCCCTGAACTATCAGCGCTACCAGCTGAAAGATTTCAACTACTTCGGGATGGAAGGCTTCGACAACGGTACGGCCAATAACCTTTCGCTCCGCCTGACCCTGGCACGTTCTTCGGTTGACCAGCAGATCTTCCCCCGCAGCGGTTCCAGCTTCATGCTGTTCGGCCAGTTCACACCGCCTTACTCGGTGCTGAACCCCGACAAGGATTACAAATCCCTGCCGATCGCGGAACAGTTCAAATTCATCGAATACCAGAAATACCGCCTGAACGCCGAATGGTACGTTCCCCTTTCCCGCCCGCGCGGTACCGACAACAAGTCGCTGGTACTGAAAGTGGCTGCCAAGTTCGGTTACGTAGGCGCGTATAATAACCGCACCACGCTTTCGCCCTTCGGCCGCTTCGAGCTGGGTGGCGACGGTCTGAGCAACTTCGCGGTGTATGACCGTGATATCATCTCGCAGCGCGGTTACCCGGTGTATTACACTTCCAATCCGAAGCTCAATCCGGAAAGCGGTGCGCCGCCGGCAGGATATTCCGGCTTCTCGATGTTTAATAAATATGTCGTGGAACTGCGTTATCCCTTCAGCCTCAACCCAAGCTCCACGATCTTCGGCCTGATGTTCCTCGAAGCCGCCAACGGTTACCAGGATATCAAGGAATATGATCCGTTCCGTCTTCGCCGGTCAGTTGGTCTGGGTGCGCGGTTCTATCTCCCCATGTTCGGTCTGCTCGGCTTCGACTATGGCATAGGTTTGGATAGATTAAGGCCTGGAGGCGGTATGAAAGACGCAGCTAAATTTACGTTCATGCTGGGCTTTGAGCCGGAATAA
- a CDS encoding DUF6089 family protein translates to MLITRFLSKTTGIAVLLCAGWLQKAAAQQELSYVGELGFTAGASHYFGDLNTHGGLKSPKPAVGIFYRKYFNDYIGARAHFRYMNVGYSDVYSENDFQRKRNLSFNSNIFELALQGDFNFFRFEPGSDDYRFSPYLTVGASAFHFNPYAYYNDQKFYLQPLGTEGQRSAAYPDRKPYSLFNFAFLMGGGVKYSLNRRLNLGLEVLFRFAQTDYLDDVSTTYAGIGNFVTKPDGSATMAAILQDRSTVTSNPPIGVAGRQRGNSRDKDQFATIELTLGILFTSYHCKF, encoded by the coding sequence ATGCTGATCACGCGATTTTTAAGTAAAACAACCGGGATAGCGGTCCTCCTTTGCGCCGGATGGCTCCAAAAGGCCGCGGCGCAGCAGGAGCTGAGCTATGTGGGGGAACTGGGCTTTACGGCCGGGGCATCCCATTATTTCGGGGATCTTAACACCCATGGCGGTTTGAAGTCGCCCAAGCCGGCGGTCGGCATTTTTTACAGGAAATATTTCAATGACTATATCGGCGCCCGGGCCCATTTCCGTTACATGAACGTGGGATATTCGGACGTATACAGCGAGAACGACTTCCAGCGGAAACGCAACCTCAGCTTCAACTCAAACATATTTGAGTTGGCATTGCAAGGGGATTTTAACTTTTTCCGGTTTGAGCCAGGGAGCGACGACTACCGATTCTCGCCTTACCTGACGGTGGGCGCGTCGGCGTTTCATTTTAACCCTTACGCGTACTATAACGACCAGAAATTCTACCTGCAGCCTTTGGGGACGGAGGGGCAGCGTTCGGCGGCCTATCCCGACAGGAAGCCATATTCCCTCTTTAATTTCGCGTTTTTGATGGGCGGCGGGGTGAAATACAGCTTAAACCGCCGTTTGAACCTGGGACTGGAGGTGCTTTTCCGTTTTGCACAGACGGATTACCTGGACGACGTGAGCACCACTTACGCCGGGATCGGGAATTTTGTCACCAAGCCCGATGGTAGCGCCACGATGGCCGCCATTCTCCAGGACCGGTCCACCGTTACCAGCAATCCGCCCATCGGGGTGGCGGGCCGGCAGCGGGGCAACAGCCGCGACAAAGACCAATTTGCCACTATAGAGCTCACCCTGGGCATCCTTTTCACCTCCTACCACTGTAAATTTTAA
- a CDS encoding NAD kinase has protein sequence MHVALYSRGFVKEDLEDIQLLLNELARQEIVPVVYEPVYKELCAHIQFSPDTNTFSRAEDLDGRIEFLVSLGGDGTLLDTVSFIRDKNIPVMGVNFGRLGFLAGIGRNAVHEVVDSLVSRSYVVDKRTLLHLDASTPLFGDVPYALNEFTIHKKDTSAMVKIHTYLNGEFLNTYWADGLIVATPTGSTGYSLSCGGPIVFPEAASFVITPVAPHNLNVRPIVVPDDNVISFEVEGRSDQFICTLDSRMEVIDNRVQLAVKKEDFTIQLLRLNESNFLHTLRDKLLWGIDTRNARGK, from the coding sequence ATGCATGTAGCCCTTTACAGCCGCGGCTTTGTTAAAGAAGACCTGGAAGATATACAACTGTTGCTGAATGAACTGGCCCGGCAGGAAATAGTGCCTGTCGTGTATGAGCCCGTTTATAAGGAGCTCTGCGCGCACATCCAGTTTTCACCGGATACCAATACTTTTTCCCGGGCCGAAGACCTCGACGGCCGCATCGAATTCCTGGTAAGTCTGGGCGGCGACGGTACCCTGCTCGACACAGTGAGTTTTATCCGCGACAAGAACATTCCCGTAATGGGCGTGAATTTCGGGCGGCTGGGCTTTTTGGCGGGCATCGGGCGGAATGCGGTGCACGAAGTGGTGGACTCCCTCGTGAGCCGGAGCTATGTGGTCGATAAGCGGACATTACTCCACCTCGACGCGAGCACCCCGCTTTTCGGGGATGTGCCTTACGCGCTCAACGAGTTCACGATCCACAAAAAAGATACTTCCGCCATGGTGAAGATCCATACTTACCTGAACGGCGAATTTTTGAATACTTATTGGGCAGACGGGCTCATCGTGGCCACGCCAACCGGTTCAACAGGGTATTCCCTGAGCTGCGGCGGACCGATCGTGTTCCCCGAAGCGGCAAGCTTCGTGATCACGCCGGTGGCGCCCCACAACCTGAACGTCCGGCCCATCGTGGTGCCCGACGATAACGTGATCTCCTTTGAAGTGGAGGGCCGATCCGACCAGTTCATCTGCACCCTGGATTCGCGGATGGAGGTGATCGACAACCGCGTGCAGCTGGCGGTGAAGAAGGAGGATTTCACGATTCAACTCTTGCGCCTGAACGAAAGTAATTTCTTACATACGTTGAGAGACAAGCTGTTGTGGGGGATCGATACGCGGAATGCAAGGGGTAAATAA
- a CDS encoding POTRA domain-containing protein, which translates to MRTVFNISGLLLCLLAALPGRAQVSDSASRPAPEQLAILQDTSYIVVRDIVVTGNKRTRRSIILREIGIKPGDTLRLRNLQVILETNRKQLLNTSLFLNVLTNVKDWNGNEANIVFDVWERWYLLAFPVFKLADRNFNQWWVEQKKASAA; encoded by the coding sequence TTGCGCACTGTTTTTAACATATCCGGCCTGTTGCTCTGCCTGCTCGCCGCCCTGCCCGGCCGTGCCCAGGTCAGCGACTCCGCCTCCCGGCCCGCGCCGGAACAGCTCGCGATCCTGCAAGATACTTCGTACATCGTAGTGCGGGATATCGTTGTGACCGGCAACAAACGCACACGCCGGTCTATCATCCTCCGCGAAATCGGCATCAAACCCGGAGATACCCTCCGCCTCCGGAACCTCCAGGTCATCCTCGAAACCAATCGTAAACAACTCCTCAACACTTCGCTGTTCCTCAACGTGCTGACCAATGTTAAAGACTGGAACGGCAACGAAGCCAACATTGTATTCGACGTGTGGGAAAGATGGTACCTCCTCGCGTTCCCCGTTTTCAAACTGGCCGACCGGAACTTCAACCAATGGTGGGTGGAACAGAAAAAAGCCTCCGCCGCGTGA
- a CDS encoding CBS domain-containing protein, with amino-acid sequence MLVQELISTVVPVLLPQDTGAKALRLMNEFHLTHLPLVVDNKYAYLVEEDQVLDWEDPDQLLQSSTPGTLKPAVPEGAHFFEALKVFYDTKISALPVISREGEYLGVITRENLLAAFAQYNGVKEPGGVVVLEMEPRDYSLSEIARIAESNEVTLLSVNTLTNPSTARLEVVLKTNRQEMHGLIATFERFNYTIKYMFSEELEEDLLKKNYDLLMNYISM; translated from the coding sequence ATGTTGGTGCAGGAACTTATATCGACCGTTGTGCCCGTGCTGCTGCCGCAGGACACGGGTGCCAAAGCGCTTCGGCTCATGAATGAATTTCATCTGACGCATTTGCCGCTGGTGGTGGATAATAAGTATGCCTACCTCGTGGAGGAAGACCAGGTGCTGGACTGGGAAGACCCCGACCAGCTCCTCCAATCCTCCACCCCAGGTACCCTGAAACCCGCCGTGCCCGAAGGCGCGCACTTCTTCGAAGCGCTGAAAGTCTTCTACGACACAAAAATTTCCGCCCTCCCCGTCATCTCGCGCGAGGGTGAATATCTCGGCGTGATCACCCGCGAAAACCTGCTGGCCGCGTTCGCCCAATACAACGGCGTGAAAGAACCAGGCGGCGTGGTGGTGCTGGAAATGGAGCCGCGCGACTACAGCCTCAGCGAAATCGCGCGCATCGCCGAAAGTAACGAAGTCACTCTCCTGAGCGTAAATACCCTCACCAATCCCTCAACCGCCCGGCTGGAAGTGGTGCTCAAAACCAACCGCCAGGAAATGCATGGCCTCATCGCCACTTTCGAAAGATTCAATTATACCATCAAATACATGTTCAGTGAAGAGTTGGAAGAAGATCTCCTCAAAAAGAACTATGACCTCCTCATGAACTACATCAGCATGTAG
- a CDS encoding alpha/beta hydrolase has protein sequence MNYEIKTQGKFKFIEEGEGEPIILLHGLFGALSNFSGTIEYFKQFNKVVIPMLPLFDLNILETSVGGLAKYVHKFIEARDYNNFHLMGNSLGGHVALVYILKHPERVKSLILTGSSGLFENGMGETYPKRGDYEYIRNKTALTFYDPAMATKELVDEVFEITSNRLKVIKIITLAKSAIRHNLGEELTTITTPTLLIWGLNDTVTPPMVGEEFKKLIPNSELHFVDKCGHAPMMEVPDEFNRIMHDYLQRLNNKAVAGA, from the coding sequence ATGAATTACGAAATCAAAACACAGGGCAAATTCAAGTTCATCGAAGAAGGAGAAGGAGAACCGATTATACTTTTGCACGGACTGTTCGGTGCCCTGAGTAATTTCAGCGGTACCATCGAATATTTCAAGCAATTCAATAAAGTGGTAATCCCCATGCTGCCCTTGTTTGACCTGAATATCCTGGAAACCTCCGTAGGCGGCCTGGCCAAATACGTGCATAAATTTATTGAAGCCCGCGACTACAACAACTTCCACCTCATGGGTAACTCCCTGGGCGGGCATGTGGCGCTCGTTTATATCCTGAAACATCCTGAAAGGGTGAAATCCCTCATCCTCACCGGCAGCTCCGGGCTGTTCGAAAACGGGATGGGCGAAACGTACCCCAAGCGCGGCGATTATGAATATATCCGGAACAAAACCGCGCTCACTTTCTATGATCCCGCGATGGCCACAAAGGAACTGGTCGACGAAGTATTCGAAATTACCAGCAACCGCCTCAAAGTCATTAAGATCATTACCCTCGCCAAATCCGCCATCCGCCACAATCTTGGCGAAGAGCTGACCACCATCACCACGCCAACCCTCCTGATCTGGGGGCTCAACGATACGGTGACGCCGCCTATGGTAGGTGAGGAGTTCAAGAAGCTGATCCCCAATTCGGAACTGCATTTCGTCGACAAATGCGGCCACGCGCCCATGATGGAAGTGCCCGACGAATTCAACCGGATTATGCACGACTATCTCCAACGTCTCAACAACAAGGCCGTAGCCGGGGCCTGA
- a CDS encoding CvpA family protein, with product MAIDVVFAILMAYALYRGFVRGFIAAVFSLVACVIGLAAALKLSAVLAAWLGQSGMDGRWWPVVCFFVIFLAVVVLIRLGAAALQKVVEWSMLGWLNRLGGILLYATLFTIVYSVLLWMANQLYLLNPETKLQSVVYPYIEPVGPWVMDRLGTIIPLFRDVFAELEAFFEGAAGKIPVQTP from the coding sequence TTGGCCATCGACGTAGTTTTCGCCATTCTCATGGCGTACGCGCTGTACCGGGGATTCGTGCGGGGATTTATCGCCGCCGTTTTCTCGCTGGTGGCGTGCGTGATCGGGTTAGCCGCCGCCCTGAAGCTGTCTGCTGTACTGGCGGCATGGCTGGGGCAGTCGGGTATGGACGGGCGGTGGTGGCCGGTAGTTTGTTTTTTTGTTATATTTCTGGCGGTAGTGGTGCTGATCCGCCTCGGCGCGGCCGCCCTGCAGAAAGTAGTGGAATGGTCGATGCTGGGATGGCTTAACCGGCTGGGTGGCATCCTTTTATACGCCACCCTGTTCACGATCGTATACAGCGTGTTGCTGTGGATGGCCAATCAACTGTACCTGCTGAATCCGGAGACCAAGCTCCAATCCGTTGTATATCCCTATATCGAGCCTGTTGGGCCCTGGGTGATGGACCGCCTGGGGACGATAATTCCCTTGTTCAGGGATGTTTTTGCCGAACTGGAGGCCTTTTTTGAAGGCGCCGCCGGGAAGATACCGGTACAAACTCCCTGA
- a CDS encoding GatB/YqeY domain-containing protein, with protein sequence MSLELTINAAIKTAMLAKAEAELRALRAIKAAVLVAKTAEGASGELTEADEQKLLQKLAKQRKDSIEIFRQQNRADLAVKEEEELAIIERYLPKQLTEEELRAEVSGIIAAVGASGPADMGKVMGAATKQLAGKADGKAISALVKELLTK encoded by the coding sequence ATGTCTTTAGAGTTAACGATCAACGCAGCTATAAAAACCGCCATGCTGGCCAAAGCGGAAGCCGAACTGCGCGCCCTGCGCGCCATCAAGGCCGCCGTGCTGGTGGCTAAGACCGCCGAAGGCGCTTCAGGAGAACTGACGGAGGCCGACGAGCAGAAACTGTTACAGAAGCTTGCCAAGCAGCGTAAAGACTCCATCGAGATCTTCCGCCAGCAGAACCGTGCGGACCTGGCCGTGAAAGAGGAAGAGGAGCTGGCGATTATCGAGCGTTACCTGCCGAAGCAGCTGACCGAAGAAGAGCTCCGCGCTGAAGTGTCGGGGATCATCGCGGCGGTGGGCGCCAGCGGCCCTGCCGATATGGGTAAAGTGATGGGAGCCGCTACCAAGCAGCTGGCCGGAAAGGCCGACGGTAAGGCGATTTCCGCCCTGGTGAAGGAATTACTGACCAAATAA
- the gldC gene encoding gliding motility protein GldC — translation MTKKSTIQIQVALDEQKVPESIEWTATDSTADRMNKAKAMMVAFWDGTDRTALRIDLWTKEMMVDEMADFFYQTMMTMADTYQRATPWADQANDIRAFAADFYKKFEEKLKNQNQ, via the coding sequence ATGACGAAAAAATCTACCATCCAGATACAGGTTGCGCTCGACGAGCAGAAAGTGCCCGAATCCATTGAGTGGACCGCTACAGACAGTACGGCCGACCGCATGAACAAAGCCAAGGCCATGATGGTGGCATTCTGGGATGGCACCGACCGTACCGCCCTTCGTATCGATTTGTGGACCAAGGAAATGATGGTGGACGAAATGGCTGATTTCTTTTACCAGACCATGATGACCATGGCCGATACCTATCAGCGCGCCACGCCCTGGGCGGATCAGGCGAACGATATCCGTGCATTTGCCGCCGATTTCTACAAGAAATTCGAAGAGAAACTCAAAAATCAAAACCAGTAA
- a CDS encoding glycosyltransferase — MRIAVNALPLMQDTPADTGNVPTEMLVRIARLHPDVEFVLIAAGPWLPAEPLPLNVQVAVCKPLFKGKAGQFIWRRYQWPKMVKKVQADRVLYFNDVLPIPFDVDAFLVMTRTGILPFGATTDENIRRFKAVGVFSEFTKEQLTNRFPRVSDRIRMLTPGVSEVFVALNWEEREEVKREYADGMEYYLAVGSIDPSNNIIPLLKAFSMLKKRLRSSIKLILAGQATAEGEDIVQALQTYKFRQDVIWIKDADAETLARLMGGAYAIVHTAGADGLAVPILAGQKCKVPAVALYAGASPEAGQDAALNSVPDDVTDLSEKMSALYKDEMLRSRLLNHIGHVPSWDDAAETLGQIVTA, encoded by the coding sequence ATGCGAATAGCCGTGAATGCGCTGCCCCTGATGCAGGATACGCCTGCCGATACAGGGAATGTGCCAACTGAAATGCTGGTCCGGATCGCCCGGCTGCACCCAGATGTGGAATTTGTGCTCATTGCCGCCGGGCCCTGGTTGCCCGCGGAGCCCCTGCCCCTGAACGTTCAGGTGGCGGTGTGCAAGCCCCTGTTCAAAGGGAAAGCAGGCCAATTTATCTGGCGGCGGTACCAGTGGCCGAAGATGGTGAAAAAGGTGCAGGCCGATCGCGTGCTGTACTTCAACGATGTGCTGCCGATTCCCTTCGATGTGGACGCTTTTCTCGTCATGACCCGCACGGGGATCCTCCCTTTCGGGGCTACCACCGACGAGAATATCCGTCGTTTCAAAGCGGTGGGGGTATTTTCCGAGTTTACGAAAGAGCAGCTCACCAACCGCTTCCCCCGCGTGAGCGACCGCATCCGCATGCTGACGCCCGGTGTGAGCGAAGTGTTTGTGGCGCTGAACTGGGAAGAAAGGGAAGAAGTGAAAAGGGAATACGCCGACGGGATGGAATATTACCTGGCCGTGGGCAGCATCGATCCTTCCAATAATATTATTCCTTTACTGAAAGCCTTTTCCATGCTGAAAAAGCGCCTCCGGTCCAGCATTAAGCTGATACTGGCCGGGCAGGCTACGGCGGAAGGGGAAGATATCGTGCAGGCTTTGCAGACGTATAAATTCCGGCAAGACGTAATCTGGATCAAAGACGCCGACGCTGAAACCCTTGCGCGCCTCATGGGCGGGGCGTACGCCATCGTGCATACCGCCGGGGCCGACGGGCTGGCGGTGCCCATCCTCGCCGGGCAGAAGTGCAAAGTGCCAGCCGTGGCGCTGTATGCCGGCGCTTCGCCCGAAGCCGGGCAGGACGCGGCGCTCAATTCCGTGCCGGACGACGTTACCGACCTTTCCGAGAAGATGAGCGCCCTGTATAAAGACGAAATGCTTCGAAGCCGGTTGCTCAACCACATCGGCCACGTTCCCAGCTGGGACGACGCGGCGGAAACCCTCGGGCAGATCGTTACCGCCTGA